A genomic segment from Alistipes senegalensis JC50 encodes:
- a CDS encoding DeoR/GlpR family DNA-binding transcription regulator, with translation MLSIAERHKYILDNLNKYGFVRITDVANELGVTKVTIRKDIKILESKGLLYKVHGSARPANPHVADLDVHVKDNINRDAKRLIAQRAVEMLGDADSIIVASGSTVYAFAEEIKMRAWHHLNIVTPFLRLGVLLNEAENVAVVQLGGTVHKKSLSVLGEEAARELDDCICSKVFFGVDGIDLEHGITTSTIDEAKLTRRMMRAASQVVVLADSSKFGQRGFGRICALEDIDVIVTDERIPEQMVSIIEEAGVDLIIAK, from the coding sequence ATGCTGAGCATCGCCGAACGGCACAAATACATTCTCGACAACCTGAACAAATACGGGTTCGTCCGGATCACGGACGTGGCCAATGAACTGGGCGTTACGAAGGTGACGATCCGCAAGGACATCAAGATTCTCGAAAGCAAGGGCTTATTATATAAGGTGCACGGCAGCGCCCGCCCGGCCAATCCCCATGTCGCGGACCTCGACGTGCACGTGAAGGACAACATCAACCGCGACGCCAAGCGGCTCATCGCGCAGCGGGCGGTGGAGATGCTCGGCGACGCCGATTCGATCATCGTGGCCTCGGGCTCCACGGTCTACGCCTTCGCCGAGGAGATCAAGATGCGCGCGTGGCACCACCTGAACATCGTCACGCCGTTCCTGCGGCTGGGCGTGCTGCTCAACGAGGCAGAGAACGTCGCTGTCGTGCAGCTGGGCGGCACGGTCCACAAGAAGTCGCTTTCGGTGCTGGGCGAGGAGGCCGCGCGCGAGCTGGACGACTGCATCTGCTCGAAGGTCTTCTTCGGGGTGGACGGCATCGACCTCGAACACGGCATCACGACCTCGACGATCGACGAGGCGAAGCTCACGCGGCGGATGATGCGCGCGGCGTCGCAGGTGGTCGTGCTGGCCGACTCGTCGAAGTTCGGGCAGCGGGGCTTCGGCCGCATCTGCGCGCTGGAGGACATCGACGTGATCGTCACCGACGAGCGCATTCCCGAGCAGATGGTTTCGATCATCGAGGAGGCGGGCGTCGATCTGATCATTGCGAAGTAG
- a CDS encoding dihydroorotase gives MKTYYTNATIYRGGRFETGCLAVEDGRVVTAGEPRPGDRVVDLGGLCLVPGLVDVHVHLREPGFPQKETIATGTAAAARGGYTTVCSMPNLCPAPDTPATLGEQLAIIRRDAAVRVKPYGTITMGQRGCGELVDFAALAPEVVGFSDDGRGVQSDELMEEAMRRAAAVGKPIVAHCEVDELLRGGYIHDGDYCREHGHRGICSESEWRQVERDIALAEKTGCQYHVCHVSTKESVELVRRAKARGLRVSCETAPHYLLLCDEDLQEEGRFKMNPPLRSRADREALVAGIADGTIEVVATDHAPHTAEEKSRGLAGSAMGIVGLETAFPLLYKYLVLPGTISLERLFDLMSKNPRRIFGLEGGVEAGDPADFTVLDLGAQYRVDPETFLSKGRATPFAGWEVQGRAVLTVVGGKEVYDEMKVED, from the coding sequence ATGAAAACGTATTATACCAACGCGACGATCTACCGCGGGGGACGGTTCGAAACGGGCTGTCTCGCCGTCGAGGACGGTCGTGTGGTGACGGCCGGGGAGCCTCGGCCGGGCGACCGGGTCGTGGACCTCGGGGGGCTGTGCCTCGTGCCGGGGCTGGTCGATGTCCACGTCCACCTGCGCGAGCCGGGTTTCCCGCAGAAGGAGACCATAGCCACCGGTACGGCCGCGGCGGCCCGCGGGGGTTACACCACGGTCTGTTCGATGCCCAACCTCTGCCCCGCACCCGATACGCCGGCGACGCTCGGCGAGCAGCTGGCGATCATCCGCCGCGACGCCGCGGTGCGCGTGAAGCCTTACGGCACGATCACGATGGGGCAGCGCGGCTGCGGCGAGCTGGTCGATTTCGCGGCCCTGGCCCCGGAGGTGGTCGGATTTTCCGACGACGGCCGCGGCGTGCAGTCGGACGAGCTGATGGAGGAGGCGATGCGCCGTGCGGCGGCCGTCGGCAAACCCATCGTGGCCCACTGCGAGGTCGATGAACTGCTGCGCGGAGGGTATATCCACGACGGGGACTACTGCCGCGAGCACGGACACCGGGGCATCTGCTCCGAGAGCGAGTGGCGGCAGGTGGAGCGCGACATCGCGCTGGCCGAAAAGACCGGCTGCCAGTACCACGTTTGCCACGTCTCCACGAAGGAGAGCGTTGAGCTGGTGCGGCGGGCGAAGGCGCGGGGACTGCGGGTGAGCTGCGAGACGGCGCCGCACTACCTGCTGCTGTGCGACGAGGATTTGCAGGAGGAGGGGCGCTTCAAGATGAATCCGCCGCTCCGGAGCCGCGCCGACCGCGAGGCGCTTGTCGCAGGCATCGCGGACGGCACGATCGAGGTCGTGGCTACGGATCATGCGCCCCACACCGCCGAGGAGAAGTCGCGCGGGCTGGCCGGCAGCGCTATGGGCATCGTGGGGCTGGAAACCGCCTTCCCGCTGCTGTACAAGTATCTGGTGCTTCCGGGAACGATCTCCCTCGAACGGCTCTTCGACCTGATGTCGAAGAATCCCCGGCGCATCTTCGGGCTCGAAGGAGGCGTGGAGGCGGGCGATCCGGCCGATTTCACGGTGCTGGACCTCGGGGCGCAGTACCGGGTCGATCCCGAAACGTTCCTTTCGAAGGGCCGCGCCACGCCCTTCGCCGGATGGGAGGTGCAGGGCCGCGCCGTGCTGACGGTGGTGGGCGGCAAAGAGGTTTACGATGAGATGAAAGTTGAAGACTAA
- a CDS encoding TonB-dependent receptor translates to MKHFFSTLMLVTALLCMASPASAQRRGNLRGKVTDQTGSVLPGANVLVDGTTLGAATDIDGIYLLQGITPGDSVKITVVYLGYEPVTRPVRIIAGETATLNFQLIEAANSIDGVVISAVVDGQQRALNQQRNSDNMMSVLSSDQMGRFPDLNVAEALQRLSGVTISRERGEGKTVQLRGTPANFTNINVNGEQIIGTSEEGGRAESLDLIPSDILASMEVQKTLLPSNDGDAIAGVVNMRTSTARSLKARGMIDLSSGYNVLRGKVPYNIKGSYSQRFGANHRNPDGRFGIAASASYYRSSNGYDRLEAQTWKEVKTLNGDDHQKEGKYGENEGKTYLPLDFRYRYQEGTRQRVGASLTFDYAPTVNTKFVLSGMFNHRGDLDTRYRNRTRLDKSDNYYLYEDGRLGVDRLQKILQVTDQDIKTDNFNLNLDGESVIGSWKIDGGVFFSTSRREANSAQYGFQTPQWRNGKAPTNLAGDKFPSKEAFVKKEPLAWVKSYQSRYLELDETLMYEDKPLDDLSYYEFYTLDNNNVRNKGRNITGRLNASKNYFIGTNASTLSFGVKGKFMHSERYKAPDSEIFDVTAISKNDDLSLKYFLYKEQLSADFLNGHISYGAAPDPDKVHDWKAKNPERFSTNAYRTGSARDSFFYDADEHVFSGYVMNKIQFKKVMAIIGVRVEHTKVDYKANSVYRYDPAILGRPDNPNNDIHWNGGQIPLDEWEALEQTSVQYKAYESTRADSTVNYTVVLPNIQFKWDVAKNTILRLAYTTGYSRPDVINLVPSVDMNTDLGRVTMGNPNLKAAYSHNFDFLFEQYLKNVGLISGGVFYKHINRFQYQREGSITDPNNPYYSTLNADGTPFNMVQQMNGDAAKLFGAEITLNSNLTFLPGFLRNLVFTSNYTYTHSKAKVNDDRGELRFPGQAAHTANLALAYSSKRLTVQLSANYNGEFIYALGSNAAEDLWVDARWQLDANASYRIGKGITIYAEATNLLNTPAFTYMGDKSRVYELEFTSQVVRAGISYRF, encoded by the coding sequence ATGAAACACTTTTTCTCGACACTGATGCTCGTCACAGCCCTGCTGTGTATGGCATCTCCGGCTTCGGCCCAGCGCAGGGGCAACCTGCGCGGTAAGGTGACCGACCAAACGGGCAGCGTTCTGCCCGGAGCCAACGTATTGGTGGACGGAACGACACTCGGCGCCGCCACCGACATCGACGGCATCTACCTGTTGCAGGGCATCACCCCCGGCGATTCGGTGAAGATCACAGTCGTATACCTCGGATACGAGCCTGTCACGAGGCCGGTCCGCATCATAGCCGGAGAGACGGCGACGCTCAATTTTCAGCTTATCGAAGCGGCCAACAGCATCGACGGCGTGGTTATTTCGGCCGTCGTCGACGGTCAGCAGCGCGCCCTGAACCAGCAGCGCAACTCGGACAACATGATGTCGGTGCTTTCGTCGGACCAGATGGGGCGCTTCCCCGACCTGAATGTCGCTGAGGCCCTGCAACGCCTGAGCGGCGTGACGATCTCGCGCGAACGCGGCGAAGGCAAGACCGTGCAGCTGCGCGGTACGCCGGCCAATTTCACGAACATCAACGTCAACGGCGAGCAGATCATCGGTACGAGCGAGGAGGGCGGCCGTGCCGAGTCGCTCGACTTGATCCCTTCGGACATCCTCGCGTCGATGGAGGTGCAGAAGACCCTGCTTCCTTCGAACGACGGCGACGCCATTGCCGGCGTCGTGAACATGCGCACTTCGACAGCCCGCTCCCTCAAAGCAAGAGGTATGATAGACCTTTCGTCAGGTTACAACGTACTGCGGGGCAAGGTGCCCTACAATATCAAGGGAAGCTATTCGCAGCGTTTCGGAGCCAACCACCGCAACCCCGACGGCCGTTTCGGCATTGCGGCCAGCGCCAGCTATTACCGGTCGTCGAACGGTTACGACCGTTTGGAGGCACAGACCTGGAAAGAGGTGAAGACCCTCAACGGCGACGACCATCAGAAAGAGGGCAAATACGGCGAAAACGAAGGTAAAACCTACCTGCCGCTGGATTTCCGTTACCGTTATCAGGAAGGCACCCGCCAGCGCGTCGGCGCATCGCTCACCTTCGACTATGCTCCTACGGTGAACACGAAATTCGTACTGAGCGGTATGTTCAACCACCGCGGCGACCTGGACACCCGTTACCGGAACCGCACCCGTCTGGACAAGTCGGACAACTACTACCTCTACGAGGACGGACGCCTGGGCGTCGACCGGCTGCAAAAGATCCTGCAAGTGACCGATCAGGACATCAAAACCGACAATTTCAACCTCAACCTCGACGGCGAGAGCGTGATCGGCAGTTGGAAGATCGACGGAGGCGTCTTCTTCTCGACCTCGCGGCGCGAAGCCAACAGTGCCCAGTACGGTTTCCAGACTCCGCAATGGCGCAACGGCAAAGCCCCCACCAACCTGGCGGGCGACAAGTTCCCCTCGAAAGAAGCGTTCGTCAAGAAAGAGCCGCTCGCTTGGGTGAAATCCTATCAAAGCCGCTATCTGGAACTGGACGAGACGCTGATGTACGAAGACAAGCCGCTCGACGACCTTTCCTACTATGAATTCTATACGCTCGACAACAACAACGTCCGCAACAAGGGCCGCAACATCACCGGCCGCTTGAATGCATCGAAAAACTATTTCATCGGCACCAACGCCTCGACGCTGTCGTTCGGCGTCAAGGGCAAGTTCATGCACAGCGAGCGTTACAAGGCGCCCGATTCGGAGATTTTCGACGTTACGGCAATTTCGAAGAATGATGATCTCAGCCTGAAATATTTCCTCTACAAGGAGCAGCTTTCGGCCGACTTCCTCAACGGACATATCTCCTACGGCGCGGCTCCCGATCCGGACAAGGTACACGATTGGAAAGCAAAGAATCCCGAACGTTTTTCGACGAACGCATATCGAACGGGATCGGCGCGCGATTCCTTCTTCTACGACGCCGACGAGCATGTTTTCTCGGGTTACGTGATGAACAAGATCCAGTTCAAGAAAGTAATGGCCATTATCGGCGTGCGCGTCGAACATACCAAAGTGGATTACAAAGCCAATTCGGTATATCGCTACGACCCTGCGATCTTAGGCCGTCCGGACAATCCCAACAACGACATTCACTGGAACGGCGGTCAGATTCCCCTGGACGAATGGGAGGCATTGGAGCAGACTTCCGTCCAATACAAAGCCTATGAGAGCACGCGTGCCGACTCGACGGTGAATTACACGGTCGTACTGCCCAATATTCAGTTCAAATGGGATGTGGCGAAGAACACGATTCTGCGTCTGGCCTACACGACCGGCTATTCTCGTCCCGATGTCATCAACCTGGTGCCCTCGGTCGACATGAACACCGATCTGGGCCGTGTGACGATGGGTAACCCCAATCTCAAAGCTGCCTATTCGCACAACTTCGACTTCCTCTTCGAACAATATCTCAAAAACGTGGGCCTGATCTCGGGCGGCGTCTTCTACAAACATATCAACCGTTTCCAGTACCAGCGCGAGGGATCGATCACCGACCCGAACAACCCTTACTATTCGACGCTGAATGCCGACGGTACGCCGTTCAATATGGTACAGCAGATGAACGGCGACGCCGCGAAACTCTTTGGCGCCGAGATCACGCTGAACTCGAACCTGACGTTCCTGCCGGGCTTCCTGCGCAACCTGGTCTTCACGAGCAACTACACCTACACCCATTCAAAGGCTAAAGTCAACGACGACCGGGGCGAACTGCGCTTCCCGGGGCAGGCTGCACATACGGCCAACCTAGCATTGGCCTATTCGTCGAAGCGCCTGACCGTACAGCTTTCGGCTAACTACAACGGCGAGTTCATTTACGCTCTGGGCTCGAATGCCGCCGAGGATTTGTGGGTGGATGCCCGCTGGCAGCTCGACGCAAACGCATCATACCGGATCGGCAAGGGCATCACGATTTATGCCGAAGCCACCAATCTGCTCAACACGCCTGCATTTACCTATATGGGCGACAAGAGCCGGGTATACGAGCTCGAATTTACCTCACAGGTGGTTCGCGCCGGTATCTCCTACCGTTTTTAG
- a CDS encoding MFS transporter, translating to MTSEQSKRFKYWQMRTIIATMIGYALFYFVRKNFSLAMPGLEADLGISKTSLGVFLTLNGLIYGFSRFANGILADRMNARWYMAVGLALCALANFAFGFGEDISYWITGQHDGSQFTNTLILFMGVMWVVNGLLQGTGFPPCARLLTHWIPPTELATKMSVWNTSHSIGAGLVVILCGYVMGTLGTDMTADPDAVASIAANLGVAPDDAAGMERVMVSAAHVGAWKWCFWIPSAIAFAGAIGLVVFLRDTPTSVGLPELEGTETAKVKTGKKGAEHKAFLMKYVFKNPLIWILGFANFFVYIVRFSVLDWGPSLLSQSKGVSMSHAGWLVAMFEIAGILGMLFAGWATDKWLKGRAHRTCVFCMAGSALFVFLFWQLPADAPIWLLFATLCAAGFCIYGPQALIGIAAANQATKRAAATANGLTGLFGYASTLVSGVGLGFVAQHYGWNWAYVGIIGMAVVGMLVFLLMWGARADGYEAETE from the coding sequence ATGACCTCTGAACAATCCAAGCGCTTCAAGTATTGGCAGATGCGCACGATCATCGCCACGATGATCGGCTATGCGCTCTTCTATTTCGTGCGCAAAAACTTCTCGCTGGCCATGCCCGGCCTCGAAGCCGACCTCGGCATTTCGAAGACGAGCCTCGGCGTCTTCCTCACTCTGAACGGCCTGATCTACGGCTTCTCGCGCTTTGCCAACGGCATTCTGGCCGACCGGATGAACGCCCGCTGGTACATGGCCGTGGGTCTTGCGCTGTGCGCCCTGGCCAACTTCGCGTTCGGCTTCGGCGAGGACATCTCCTACTGGATCACGGGACAGCACGACGGCAGCCAGTTCACCAACACGCTGATTCTCTTCATGGGCGTCATGTGGGTCGTCAACGGTCTGTTGCAGGGAACGGGATTCCCGCCCTGCGCGCGTCTGCTGACCCACTGGATTCCGCCCACGGAGCTGGCGACCAAGATGTCGGTGTGGAATACCTCGCACTCGATCGGTGCGGGCCTCGTGGTGATCCTCTGCGGCTATGTCATGGGGACGCTGGGAACCGATATGACGGCCGATCCCGACGCCGTGGCGTCCATCGCCGCCAACCTGGGCGTGGCGCCCGACGATGCCGCGGGGATGGAGCGGGTGATGGTCTCCGCCGCGCACGTCGGCGCGTGGAAATGGTGCTTCTGGATTCCTTCGGCCATCGCTTTCGCCGGAGCCATCGGGCTGGTCGTCTTCCTGCGCGACACGCCGACCTCGGTGGGGCTTCCCGAGCTGGAGGGCACCGAGACCGCCAAGGTGAAGACCGGGAAGAAGGGCGCCGAACACAAGGCGTTCCTGATGAAATACGTCTTCAAGAACCCGCTGATCTGGATTCTGGGCTTCGCCAATTTCTTCGTCTACATCGTCCGCTTCTCGGTGCTCGACTGGGGGCCGTCGCTGCTGAGCCAGTCGAAAGGCGTCTCGATGTCGCACGCCGGATGGCTCGTGGCGATGTTCGAGATCGCCGGAATCCTCGGCATGCTCTTCGCCGGATGGGCGACCGACAAGTGGCTCAAAGGCCGCGCCCACCGCACCTGCGTCTTCTGCATGGCCGGCTCCGCGCTCTTCGTCTTCCTCTTCTGGCAGCTTCCCGCCGATGCGCCTATCTGGCTGCTCTTCGCCACGCTCTGCGCCGCAGGGTTCTGCATCTATGGTCCGCAGGCGCTCATCGGCATCGCCGCGGCGAACCAGGCCACGAAGCGGGCCGCCGCCACGGCCAACGGCCTCACGGGGTTGTTCGGCTACGCCTCGACGCTCGTTTCGGGCGTGGGCTTGGGCTTTGTCGCCCAGCACTACGGCTGGAACTGGGCTTATGTCGGCATCATCGGCATGGCCGTCGTGGGCATGCTGGTCTTCCTGCTGATGTGGGGCGCCCGGGCCGACGGCTACGAGGCCGAGACCGAATGA
- a CDS encoding sn-glycerol-1-phosphate dehydrogenase — protein sequence MNKVESALRRTTDTKALVIGVDTLPQTAEMFKSLFPARRALVVADLNTWRVAGEEVHRILAEAGIAQDEPHIFTDPKLYAEWTFVEELDGVLAATDAVPVAVGSGVINDLTKLCSYHNGRRYMVVGTAASMDGYTAYGASITKDGNKQTFDCPAPLGMVLDPSISAAAPACMSASGYADLIAKIPAGADWMLADAVGADKMDDFAFGLVQEGLKEALCDPAGVHAGNVAKVEQLAEGLLLSGFAMQATQSSRPASGAEHQFSHLWDMEHLRFQGASVSHGFKVGIGTLASTAFLEMLLDAPVEQLDVEKCVAAWKSWEETERDIRAVFDNDPEFVARGLTETRGKYVDKEGLREQLVRLKQAWPGLRGRIRDQIIPFGEVHRRLELVGAPCEPEQIGVSRAHFRASFEKIPYMRSRYTVVDVAFRCGWMEEWLDRLFGKGGVWQVEDR from the coding sequence ATGAATAAAGTAGAGAGCGCCCTTCGGCGCACGACCGACACCAAAGCGCTGGTGATCGGCGTCGATACCCTTCCGCAGACCGCGGAGATGTTCAAAAGCCTGTTCCCCGCCCGCCGCGCCCTCGTGGTCGCGGACCTCAATACGTGGCGGGTGGCCGGGGAGGAGGTGCACCGCATCCTCGCCGAAGCGGGCATCGCGCAGGACGAACCGCACATTTTCACCGATCCGAAACTTTATGCCGAGTGGACGTTCGTCGAGGAGTTGGACGGCGTGCTGGCCGCGACCGACGCCGTGCCCGTCGCCGTGGGTTCGGGCGTTATCAACGACCTGACGAAACTTTGTTCCTACCACAACGGCCGCCGCTACATGGTGGTCGGCACGGCCGCTTCGATGGATGGCTATACGGCCTACGGCGCCTCGATCACCAAGGACGGCAACAAGCAGACCTTCGACTGCCCTGCGCCGCTGGGCATGGTGCTCGACCCGTCGATCTCCGCCGCGGCGCCCGCCTGCATGTCCGCTTCGGGATACGCCGATCTGATCGCCAAGATCCCCGCCGGCGCCGACTGGATGTTGGCCGACGCCGTGGGGGCCGACAAGATGGACGACTTCGCCTTCGGGCTGGTGCAGGAGGGGCTGAAAGAGGCTCTTTGCGATCCCGCAGGGGTGCATGCCGGCAATGTGGCGAAGGTCGAACAACTGGCCGAGGGGCTGCTGCTGAGCGGCTTCGCCATGCAGGCCACGCAGTCGAGCCGCCCGGCTTCGGGCGCCGAGCATCAGTTCAGCCATCTGTGGGATATGGAACACCTGCGGTTCCAGGGCGCTTCGGTGTCGCACGGCTTCAAGGTCGGCATCGGCACGCTCGCCTCGACGGCCTTCCTGGAGATGTTGCTCGACGCTCCCGTGGAGCAGCTGGATGTCGAAAAGTGCGTCGCCGCGTGGAAATCGTGGGAGGAGACCGAGCGGGACATCCGCGCCGTTTTCGACAATGATCCCGAGTTCGTGGCCCGCGGCTTGACGGAGACCCGCGGCAAATACGTCGATAAGGAGGGGCTGCGCGAACAGCTCGTGCGGCTGAAGCAGGCGTGGCCCGGGCTGCGCGGCCGAATCCGCGACCAGATCATCCCCTTCGGCGAGGTTCACCGCCGGCTGGAACTGGTCGGGGCTCCCTGCGAACCGGAGCAGATCGGCGTGTCGCGCGCGCATTTCCGGGCTTCGTTCGAGAAGATTCCTTACATGCGCAGCCGTTATACGGTCGTCGATGTGGCTTTCCGCTGCGGCTGGATGGAGGAGTGGCTCGACCGGCTGTTCGGCAAAGGCGGCGTCTGGCAGGTCGAAGACCGGTAG
- a CDS encoding OmpA family protein, translating to MRRSKSIGYADAATGSKAFNLKLSKLRVASVAAMLEKAGVDAGRIAVEGKDDTVQPFSEVEQNRVCITR from the coding sequence ATGCGAAGGTCGAAATCCATCGGTTATGCCGATGCCGCTACGGGATCGAAGGCCTTCAACCTGAAGCTTTCGAAACTGCGGGTGGCAAGCGTTGCGGCTATGTTGGAGAAAGCGGGCGTTGATGCCGGCAGAATCGCTGTCGAAGGCAAGGACGATACCGTACAGCCGTTCTCTGAAGTCGAACAAAACCGGGTGTGCATCACTCGATAA
- a CDS encoding HAD-IIA family hydrolase — protein MENFHEYRSVWEHGELMERLRRIRHVALDMDGTIYMGMSLFPYTQAFLRGLREQGIGYSFLTNNPSKCIDDYLHKLAKLGIEATRDEMYTTALATIDYIKARYPAARRLFLLGTPSMISEFEAAGFESCANSADDVPDVVVAAFDMTLQYDRLCRAAWWVKQGVPYIATNPDRVCPTDLPTVLVDCGSICACIEHATGRRPDITLGKPDPNMLSGILARHGLQPSEIAMVGDRIYTDVQMAHNAGAMGVLVLSGETTLDVADKADPQPHITADSIEILGRLLREAHA, from the coding sequence ATGGAAAACTTTCACGAATACCGCTCCGTCTGGGAGCACGGCGAACTGATGGAGCGCCTGCGCCGCATCCGCCACGTGGCGCTCGACATGGACGGCACGATCTACATGGGCATGTCGCTCTTCCCCTACACGCAGGCTTTCCTGCGCGGACTCCGCGAACAGGGCATCGGCTACTCGTTCCTGACGAACAACCCCTCGAAGTGCATCGACGACTACCTGCACAAACTCGCCAAGCTGGGCATCGAGGCCACGCGCGACGAGATGTACACCACGGCGCTGGCCACGATCGACTACATCAAGGCCCGCTACCCCGCCGCCCGCAGGCTCTTTCTGCTGGGAACGCCCTCGATGATCTCGGAGTTCGAGGCCGCGGGCTTCGAGTCCTGCGCCAACTCGGCGGACGACGTGCCCGACGTTGTCGTGGCGGCGTTCGACATGACGCTGCAATACGACCGGCTGTGCCGCGCGGCGTGGTGGGTCAAGCAGGGCGTGCCCTACATCGCCACCAACCCCGACCGGGTGTGCCCCACCGACCTGCCGACGGTGCTCGTAGACTGCGGTTCGATCTGCGCCTGCATCGAGCACGCCACCGGACGCCGTCCGGACATCACGCTCGGGAAACCCGACCCCAACATGCTCTCGGGCATCCTCGCGCGCCACGGACTGCAACCGTCGGAGATCGCTATGGTCGGCGACCGCATCTACACCGACGTGCAGATGGCCCACAACGCCGGAGCGATGGGCGTGCTGGTCCTTTCGGGCGAGACGACGCTCGACGTGGCGGACAAAGCCGACCCGCAGCCCCACATCACGGCCGACAGCATCGAGATCCTGGGGCGTCTGCTCCGCGAAGCGCACGCATGA
- a CDS encoding FN3 domain-containing metallophosphoesterase family protein yields MKRTILLLGLLLTTAAAAAQPRIRVEHGPYLLNVTDEGFTVVWSSTADAAGWVELAPDDGSHFYAAERPKFRDSHLGRQRIGRMHSVRVSGLKPGTTYRYRIMQRGVVLNEGNKRVILDEGFGSDILKHKPYTVTTLDPAQEKVDFWVVNDIHSRDSVFRLLIRSAPKEKPDFVCLNGDLATQIETPETLWDACLASASEILTPAGIPLAAVRGNHENRGVCSGCWSDFFPSPTGETYYTFRRGPVFFLVLDGCEDKPDSDIRYYGLGDWDAYRQREAAWLKEVVRSEEFRTAPVRIVLIHMIPGGEASWYGEQQIRRLFVPELVGKGIDLMLCGHYHRYQWIDDGSRGVDFPILVNSNNDCLRVSADPKGIDLKVIDTSGAVIERHRIDKK; encoded by the coding sequence ATGAAACGAACGATCCTGCTGCTGGGCCTCCTCCTGACGACGGCCGCAGCTGCCGCACAGCCCCGCATCCGCGTGGAGCACGGCCCCTATCTGCTGAACGTGACCGACGAAGGCTTCACCGTCGTATGGAGTTCGACGGCGGATGCCGCCGGATGGGTGGAGCTGGCCCCGGACGACGGTTCGCACTTCTATGCCGCCGAACGTCCGAAATTCCGCGATTCGCACCTCGGACGCCAGCGCATCGGACGCATGCACAGCGTGCGCGTCAGCGGACTGAAACCCGGCACGACCTACCGTTACCGCATCATGCAGCGGGGCGTCGTCCTCAACGAAGGCAACAAGCGCGTCATCCTCGACGAGGGATTCGGCAGCGACATCCTCAAACACAAGCCCTACACCGTCACAACGCTCGATCCGGCGCAGGAGAAGGTCGATTTCTGGGTCGTCAACGACATCCATTCGCGCGACTCGGTCTTCCGCCTGCTGATCCGCAGCGCTCCGAAGGAGAAGCCCGATTTCGTCTGCCTGAACGGCGACCTGGCCACTCAGATCGAGACCCCGGAGACGCTCTGGGATGCCTGCCTCGCGTCGGCGTCGGAGATTCTCACTCCCGCGGGCATTCCGCTGGCCGCCGTGCGCGGCAACCACGAGAACCGCGGCGTCTGCTCGGGATGCTGGTCCGACTTCTTCCCCTCGCCAACCGGAGAGACCTACTACACGTTCCGCCGGGGCCCGGTTTTCTTCCTCGTGCTCGACGGCTGCGAGGACAAGCCCGACAGCGACATCCGCTACTACGGGCTGGGCGACTGGGACGCCTACCGCCAGCGGGAGGCCGCATGGCTGAAAGAGGTCGTCCGGAGCGAGGAGTTCCGCACGGCGCCCGTGCGCATCGTCCTGATCCACATGATTCCCGGAGGCGAAGCGAGCTGGTACGGCGAACAGCAGATCCGCCGGCTGTTCGTCCCGGAGCTGGTCGGGAAAGGCATCGACCTGATGCTCTGCGGCCACTACCACCGCTACCAATGGATCGACGACGGCAGCCGCGGGGTCGATTTCCCGATCCTCGTCAACTCGAACAACGACTGTCTCCGCGTGTCGGCCGACCCGAAAGGCATCGACCTGAAAGTGATCGACACCTCGGGCGCCGTCATCGAACGACACCGCATCGACAAAAAATAA